Proteins from a genomic interval of Ignavibacteriota bacterium:
- a CDS encoding B12-binding domain-containing radical SAM protein has translation MLSVLFTHSYFLRLDPKEYKAMMPYSPLGTLYAASYLQTKGYTPTFFDAMLAESEQEIIRQLEKHKPDVVIIYDDDFNYLTKMCLSRMRSAAFEMSRIAKQFGCKVVVHGSDAADHVDEYIGHGADYIIVGEGEQSLGELIEFLEHPSNKQIDSIAGLSYRQDGITNHNAKRGVMHELDSLPFPARHLVDNEKYRKLWKQHHGYFSLNMVTTRGCPFHCNWCAKPIYGQVYNTRSPENVVEEMLAVKKDFQPDHLWFCDDIFGLKPGWVPRFSEVVQQKNATIPFKCLSRADLLLKENAVEHLAKAGCQTVWIGAESGSQKILDAMDKGTTVEQIYDSTRRMKAHNIRVGFFLQYGYPGETREDIEKTLQMVKDCLPDEIGISVSYPLPGTKFYERVKNQLGEKKNWVESQDLDLMFPGEFHPDFYRALHKITHKRFRIWQGKEILHRVLNNPLEISKRNVRQLAAMAYHSVTLPSLETKLNSLVTHSNNSDKS, from the coding sequence ATGTTGTCCGTTCTTTTCACACATTCCTATTTTCTCCGACTCGACCCGAAAGAGTACAAGGCAATGATGCCCTACTCTCCGCTCGGGACGTTGTACGCGGCTTCCTATCTTCAAACGAAAGGATACACGCCGACGTTCTTTGATGCGATGCTTGCAGAAAGTGAACAGGAAATCATTCGACAACTTGAAAAACACAAACCCGATGTTGTCATCATTTATGATGATGATTTTAATTACCTGACAAAGATGTGTTTGAGTCGAATGCGCTCTGCGGCGTTTGAGATGAGTCGGATTGCTAAGCAATTCGGTTGCAAAGTTGTCGTTCATGGCTCTGATGCGGCTGACCATGTTGATGAATATATCGGACATGGAGCGGATTATATTATTGTTGGAGAAGGAGAACAATCACTCGGCGAGTTGATAGAGTTTCTTGAACATCCTTCAAACAAACAAATTGATTCGATTGCAGGATTGTCTTATCGTCAGGATGGAATAACGAATCACAACGCGAAGCGCGGAGTCATGCACGAATTAGATTCGCTCCCCTTCCCGGCTCGTCACTTAGTTGACAATGAAAAGTACAGAAAACTCTGGAAGCAACATCACGGATATTTCAGCTTGAACATGGTGACAACGCGCGGTTGTCCGTTTCACTGCAACTGGTGTGCAAAACCAATTTACGGTCAAGTGTACAACACACGCAGTCCGGAAAATGTTGTTGAAGAAATGTTGGCTGTGAAGAAAGATTTTCAGCCTGACCATCTCTGGTTCTGCGATGATATTTTCGGTTTGAAGCCGGGCTGGGTTCCGCGCTTCTCGGAAGTCGTTCAGCAGAAAAACGCAACTATTCCATTCAAATGTTTAAGCCGCGCTGATTTACTTCTGAAAGAAAACGCTGTCGAGCATCTTGCAAAAGCCGGTTGCCAAACAGTTTGGATTGGCGCTGAATCCGGTTCACAAAAGATTCTTGATGCGATGGACAAAGGAACTACGGTCGAACAGATTTATGATTCAACGAGACGAATGAAAGCGCATAATATTCGAGTTGGATTTTTTCTGCAGTACGGTTATCCGGGAGAAACGCGTGAAGATATTGAGAAGACGTTGCAGATGGTGAAAGATTGCCTGCCGGATGAAATCGGAATTTCGGTCTCCTACCCGCTTCCCGGAACGAAGTTTTATGAGCGAGTAAAAAATCAACTCGGCGAAAAGAAGAATTGGGTTGAAAGTCAAGACCTCGATCTGATGTTTCCCGGAGAATTTCATCCTGACTTTTATCGTGCGCTTCATAAAATTACTCACAAGCGATTTCGGATTTGGCAGGGAAAAGAAATACTTCATCGTGTTTTGAACAATCCGTTGGAGATTTCAAAAAGGAATGTACGGCAACTTGCGGCAATGGCATATCATTCTGTTACGTTGCCTTCTTTAGAGACAAAATTGAATAGTTTAGTGACTCACTCAAATAATTCAGACAAAAGTTAA